In Phyllopteryx taeniolatus isolate TA_2022b chromosome 6, UOR_Ptae_1.2, whole genome shotgun sequence, one genomic interval encodes:
- the tomm40 gene encoding mitochondrial import receptor subunit TOM40 homolog isoform X2 has translation MGSVLAAASPAPAPAAAGGGQGVPGLVSVPPGFTMPSVSSVPPSSELQITGVEQSSLLPNPGTYEECHRKCKEVFPIQMEGVRLVVNKGLSNHFQVSHTITLSTLGDSGYRFGSTYVGSKQTGPAESFPVMVGDMDNTGSLNAQIIHQLTTAVRSKIALQTQQHKFVNWQCDLEYRGANFTSALTLGNPDVLVGAGIVVAHYLQSITPALALGGELVYHRRPGEEGTVTSLLGRYTGNNCMATVTVGGAGCHATYYHKANDQLQVGVEFEASTQMKETTTSLGYQLDVPKANLLFKGTVDSNWVVGATLEKKLPPLPLTVALGAFLNHRKNKFQCGFSVVIG, from the exons ATGGGCAGTGTGCTGGCTGCCGCCTCCCCCGCTCCCGCCCCGGCCGCGGCTGGAGGAGGCCAGGGGGTCCCGGGGTTGGTTTCGGTGCCTCCCGGTTTCACCATGCCCTCAGTGTCCTCCGTTCCTCCGTCGTCTGAGCTGCAGATCACCGGCGTGGAGCAGTCGTCGCTGCTGCCCAACCCGGGCACTTACGAGGAGTGCCACCGCAAATGTAAAG AGGTGTTCCCTATTCAGATGGAAGGCGTGCGTTTAGTTGTGAACAAAGGCTTGAGCAACCACTTCCAGGTGAGCCACACCATCACCCTCAGCACCCTGGGCGACTCTGGCTATCGATTTGGCTCCACGTATGTCGGCAGCAAACAGACCGGACCGGCCGAG TCGTTCCCGGTCATGGTGGGAGACATGGACAACACTGGGAGCCTCAACGCACAAATCATCCACCAGCTCACCACTGCCGTCCGCTCTAAAATAGCCCTCCAG ACTCAGCAGCATAAGTTTGTGAACTGGCAGTGTGACCTGGAGTACCGCGGCGCCAACTTCACTTCCGCCCTGACGCTGGGAAACCCTGACGTCCTCGTAGGCGCCG GCATCGTTGTGGCCCACTATCTTCAGTCCATAACACCTGCGCTTGCTCTCGGGGGTGAGCTTGTATACCACCGGAGACCGGGCGAGGAGGGAACGGTCACCTCCCTCCTGGGCAGGTACACAG GCAACAACTGCATGGCCACGGTGACTGTGGGAGGAGCAGGATGCCACGCTACGTACTATCATAAAGCCAACGATCAG TTGCAGGTAGGTGTAGAGTTTGAAGCCAGCACGCAGATGAAAGAGACCACGACATCTTTGGGTTACCAGCTAGATGTGCCCAAAGCCAACTTGCTCTTTAAAG GCACTGTGGACAGCAACTGGGTGGTGGGCGCCACGCTGGAGAAGAAGCTGCCGCCCCTGCCGCTCACCGTGGCGCTGGGAGCCTTCCTCAACCACCGCAAGAACAAGTTCCAGTGCGGCTTCAGCGTCGTCATCGGCTAG
- the tomm40 gene encoding mitochondrial import receptor subunit TOM40 homolog isoform X1, with translation MVSSIDLALANQPTRIPEEGGPLSTTAADAAVNFTGPERPPPSPGPNPLSLYKLHSMGSVLAAASPAPAPAAAGGGQGVPGLVSVPPGFTMPSVSSVPPSSELQITGVEQSSLLPNPGTYEECHRKCKEVFPIQMEGVRLVVNKGLSNHFQVSHTITLSTLGDSGYRFGSTYVGSKQTGPAESFPVMVGDMDNTGSLNAQIIHQLTTAVRSKIALQTQQHKFVNWQCDLEYRGANFTSALTLGNPDVLVGAGIVVAHYLQSITPALALGGELVYHRRPGEEGTVTSLLGRYTGNNCMATVTVGGAGCHATYYHKANDQLQVGVEFEASTQMKETTTSLGYQLDVPKANLLFKGTVDSNWVVGATLEKKLPPLPLTVALGAFLNHRKNKFQCGFSVVIG, from the exons ATGGTTAGCAGCATCGACTTGGCGCTAGCCAACCAGCCGACTCGGATACCGGAAGAGGGCGGGCCCTTGTCAACTACGGCCGCAGACGCTGCGGTGAACTTTACCGGCCCagaacgcccccccccctcccctggACCAAATCCTTTATC TCTGTACAAGCTTCACAGTATGGGCAGTGTGCTGGCTGCCGCCTCCCCCGCTCCCGCCCCGGCCGCGGCTGGAGGAGGCCAGGGGGTCCCGGGGTTGGTTTCGGTGCCTCCCGGTTTCACCATGCCCTCAGTGTCCTCCGTTCCTCCGTCGTCTGAGCTGCAGATCACCGGCGTGGAGCAGTCGTCGCTGCTGCCCAACCCGGGCACTTACGAGGAGTGCCACCGCAAATGTAAAG AGGTGTTCCCTATTCAGATGGAAGGCGTGCGTTTAGTTGTGAACAAAGGCTTGAGCAACCACTTCCAGGTGAGCCACACCATCACCCTCAGCACCCTGGGCGACTCTGGCTATCGATTTGGCTCCACGTATGTCGGCAGCAAACAGACCGGACCGGCCGAG TCGTTCCCGGTCATGGTGGGAGACATGGACAACACTGGGAGCCTCAACGCACAAATCATCCACCAGCTCACCACTGCCGTCCGCTCTAAAATAGCCCTCCAG ACTCAGCAGCATAAGTTTGTGAACTGGCAGTGTGACCTGGAGTACCGCGGCGCCAACTTCACTTCCGCCCTGACGCTGGGAAACCCTGACGTCCTCGTAGGCGCCG GCATCGTTGTGGCCCACTATCTTCAGTCCATAACACCTGCGCTTGCTCTCGGGGGTGAGCTTGTATACCACCGGAGACCGGGCGAGGAGGGAACGGTCACCTCCCTCCTGGGCAGGTACACAG GCAACAACTGCATGGCCACGGTGACTGTGGGAGGAGCAGGATGCCACGCTACGTACTATCATAAAGCCAACGATCAG TTGCAGGTAGGTGTAGAGTTTGAAGCCAGCACGCAGATGAAAGAGACCACGACATCTTTGGGTTACCAGCTAGATGTGCCCAAAGCCAACTTGCTCTTTAAAG GCACTGTGGACAGCAACTGGGTGGTGGGCGCCACGCTGGAGAAGAAGCTGCCGCCCCTGCCGCTCACCGTGGCGCTGGGAGCCTTCCTCAACCACCGCAAGAACAAGTTCCAGTGCGGCTTCAGCGTCGTCATCGGCTAG